A region from the Pseudomonas sp. P8_229 genome encodes:
- a CDS encoding DUF4124 domain-containing protein, whose protein sequence is MGRGFLFLLLVIALPAAAQIYKYTDANGNTVYSDHSPDGVQAQPLELPPLNSVEPQAPSAPAPSSTDSRPASRSAYEVLELTGLPSAEALRANNGTFTVTVLIKPRLQPPQQLRLVLDDAPYGQPSNVPILQLVNVDRGEHRLAVQVIDGETIIQQSPTVVFTVQRVHKP, encoded by the coding sequence ATGGGTCGTGGTTTTCTATTCCTGCTACTGGTGATTGCCCTGCCCGCCGCCGCGCAGATCTACAAGTACACCGACGCCAACGGCAACACGGTCTACAGCGATCATTCGCCGGACGGTGTGCAGGCGCAGCCGCTGGAACTGCCGCCGCTCAACAGCGTCGAGCCACAGGCACCGAGCGCGCCGGCGCCCTCCAGTACGGACAGTCGCCCAGCGTCACGCAGCGCTTATGAAGTGCTGGAACTGACCGGCCTGCCCAGCGCAGAAGCCCTGCGCGCCAACAACGGCACCTTTACCGTCACCGTGCTGATCAAACCGCGCCTGCAACCGCCGCAGCAATTAAGGCTGGTCCTGGACGACGCGCCTTACGGCCAGCCGAGCAACGTGCCGATCCTGCAACTGGTGAATGTCGATCGCGGCGAGCATCGGCTGGCGGTACAGGTGATCGACGGCGAAACGATCATCCAGCAGAGCCCGACGGTGGTGTTCACCGTGCAGCGGGTGCACAAGCCATGA